ATTCGTACTTGTCATAAATTGCTTCAGAGGCGAGGCCGTTAATGCAATACAGTTCCTCATTTTCAATGAAATACAGCATTCTGCCTTTGGTTAGTTTTTTTCTTATGCCATTTTGATCCTGCTGAAGAGAATACCCCTGACCGCTCTGTGAGAAAACAGAGAGAAAATTTTTATTCCAGAGATGGTTTGTCCATGATCTTGGAGTATGAGCTGTATTGATAGTGAAGGTCTCTCCGTCTGGGGAAAAAGCACCCTGTGGAAATTTCTGGAACAGATTCATTTAAAGCCTCTTATGCATTTATAATGTAGAATTGAAGAGGAGCAGAGCCTGCTCCTCTTCGAGGTATGTGTTTATCTATTATGTGTTGTTAAGATTCAATTTGAATAAGCATTTCTGTATACAGATACATATTCATCGACATTGATATCTTTCAAACTCTGAACATAGTTATCCCAGTCCTTTTCAATGTCCAAATCACCGATAATGAAACGGATCATTGATTGCTTAACATAGTCTACAATATGCAGACGAAGCTGAGCTGCCTCTTCTATTTCTTCCAGCCCCAGGAATGTATCTCCTAGAAATACTTCTTTGGGAGCATAGGGCTCATAATTATTATTTGTTTCCTGAAATAGACGGGTTTCGAAACCGTCTGCCGCCATGGGATCTTGAGGTTGTGCCTTAGTTCCTCTGACACTGGCAAAGGATCTGAAGGAGGGGCCGACTTCCTTCCAGGATGTATTATCAATTTCCATATAATCACTCAACTGTTCCCACACGGCCTGGTTTCCACTGAAATCTTTTTTGCCTATGTCTGCAGCTTTCCAGGTTTTTCCTTCAATTCCTACATCCAGAAGCATGCTTCCTTCGAAGGAGTACATATAGTCAGCCAGACGGATAGCTGCCTTGGGGTTTTTGCACTTGTCGGTAATGGTGAACATGGCGCCTTTTACAGCCTTGAAAGGGGTCGGTACAGAATACTGTACACCTGAGGGACCTGTCAGAGGACGAATGGACACATAGTCCTTATGACGTGGTATTTCTTCAGAAATGGTGACAAAAACTCCGGGATGACCGGCGGCTGATGAGCCGAGAATCACTGCATCAGAATTATTTCCCATCTCTCTGAGCTGAGTATAATCCTGAGTAAATGATGCGGGATCATACAGTCCTTCATTATACAGTCTGTTCATAAAACGAAGCCCGTCACGCCATCCTTCGGTATCGGCTACAAAATCAAGATTTCCATTGTTTACCTGGAAAAAATACTCCTGATCCACTGATCCACCATCGTCAAATACAAAAGCATTCATGATGAAGTGTTCTGTTTTGGAATACCAGCCGTTGGGAGAACCGCTTAGAGGAATCTCATCCTGGATTCCGTTACCATTGGGATCTTGTGTCTTAAAGGCTTTAAGCATCTGGTAGAAGTCTTCGGTTGTTTCAGGAATCTTCATGCCCAGAGCATCCAACCAGGGTTTATAAACCCAGTACTTAGGGTTATAAGAACAGTGGTAGCACTCGTTTATGGTTGGAAGGCCATAGATCTCTCCATCGGGAGCCGTTAGACTTTCCAGAAATCCAGGGATATCTTCTCCTGCTTTCTTGATATTTGGTGCATATTTATCGATAAGATCCGTTAGAGGCACAAACACTTGCTCGCTGGGGCCATATCTCATAATATCTTCATTTGTGAAATAACCCGACAAGAAAATATCAGGATACTGACCACTGGCAAGGAGAAGCTGTTTTTTTTCCGCAATTGCTTCAGTAGGGACAATAAGCATATCCAGATGGATGTTTGTTTTATCCTCCATAAAAACAGTTGTATCATTCGTATTCAGATCTTCAACAAGGGCTCTCTGTTCGATGAATGCCGAAAGTGTGATTTTTTCATCCACAATTGGAAACTGACCGGCAGGATTGACCATGACCTCTTTTGTCTCGCCGGCATCTTGCTGGCCGGTGGCAAAAAGACCGGGTACCATCGATACAGCCATCAGGGCGCCGAGAATCAGCGAAGTGATACTAAATCTCTTACTTTTCATTACTAAACTCCTTTGAATTTATAATCTATCTCGAGAAACTCGAGGATTAACCTTTAATAGATCCGATAAGCATGCCTTTCACAAAAAACTTTTGTACAAAGGGGTATATCGACAAAACAGGAACGCTGGCTACTACAATCAGGGCATATTTGAGAAGATCTCTGAGCCCCTGTGTTTCCATCATGGAAACTGGATCCTTTACCATATTAGGATCAAAACTGTTCTGGATCAGAATATTTCTTAACACCATCTGCAGGGGAAATAGTTTTGTTGATTTCAGGAATATCAATGCATTGAAATAAGTATTCCAATTATTGACTGCATACATAAGACCGATGACGGCTATTATTGGTCCTGACAACGGAATAACTATTTTGATTAAGAATCCAAAATCATCACAGCCGTCGATTTCTGCGGCTTCAGCCAATTCTTCTGGAATTGATATTTGAAAAAAAGTTCGGGCTATGATGACTTGGAATACAGCCAATGCAGTCGGTAGTATCAACACGATTCTTTTATCTAACATGCCTAATTTGGAAACAACCATATAGAAAGGAACAAGACCACCGGAAAAAAGCATTGTGAATGTAAAAAGGAACATAATAAGATTCTTTCCATACAGATCTTTACGCGATAAAGGGAATGCGGCCATGATGGTGAAAATTATATTCACAGCCGTTCCTACCACGGTATAGAATATGGAATTCGCGTACCCATAGAGAATCTGGTTATTACGGAATATTGCCTTGTATCCGGCAAGGCTAGGTTCAACAGGAAACAGCCAAACTTTTCCGGATGTTACGGCAGCAGTCGAACTGAAGGAAGATGATACGATGAAGATAAGAGGATAAAGGACGACCAGCATGACAATTGAAAGAAACAGTATGTTGGCTGTCAGGAATATTCTGTCACCTTTACTCTCTTTGATAGTATTCTTTTGTTTATTCCAGGGCATTACCATAGGGATACCTCGCTGTACTTTCGGGCCAGGCGATTGACGGTAACCAGAAGAGTAAAGTTGATGATTGAATTAAAGAAACCGATGGCAGTAGAAAAACTAAACTGAGCATGTCTTAATCCAACTTTATAAATGTAGGTCGAGATGATTTCAGAGGAAACCAGGTTGAGATCATTCTGCATGAGAAATATTTTTTCAAAACCTATATTCATCAGATTTCCAACATTCAGTATGAGCAATATAATAATGGTTGGTATGATACCGGGTATATCGATATAGATAATCCGTTTCAATCGAGAAACACCATCCATTTTAGCTGCTTCATAGAGAGTGGGATCGATACCTGCCAGAGCAGCAATGTATAAAATAGCACTGTACCCTGTATACTGCCATATTCCCGACCATACATAGATGGATTTGAACATGGACGCTTCGCCCATAAAGTTGATGGCTTCTCCTCCCAGGGCTGTGATCATAATGTTTAACAGACCTGTTCTGGGGTGAAGCATCTGCATTACGATGGAAACCATTACTACGGTTGAAATGAAGTAGGGAGCATAGGTAATCATCTGAACACTTTTTTTAAATTTTTCTCCCTTAAGCTCATTGACCCCAAGTGCCAGTAATATGGGTAGTGGAAAGCCGGCGATCAGAGTATACAGACTGATTCCTATAGTATTCCTGATCAGTATCCAGCAAAGAGGTGATGAGAAAAACTGTCTAAAATATTTCAAACCAGCCCATGGACTACCCAAAATCCCTTTATGAATAGAGAATTTTTTAAAAGCCATTACCAACCCTGTCATCGGGATATAATGAAATA
Above is a window of Oceanispirochaeta sp. M1 DNA encoding:
- a CDS encoding extracellular solute-binding protein, with amino-acid sequence MKSKRFSITSLILGALMAVSMVPGLFATGQQDAGETKEVMVNPAGQFPIVDEKITLSAFIEQRALVEDLNTNDTTVFMEDKTNIHLDMLIVPTEAIAEKKQLLLASGQYPDIFLSGYFTNEDIMRYGPSEQVFVPLTDLIDKYAPNIKKAGEDIPGFLESLTAPDGEIYGLPTINECYHCSYNPKYWVYKPWLDALGMKIPETTEDFYQMLKAFKTQDPNGNGIQDEIPLSGSPNGWYSKTEHFIMNAFVFDDGGSVDQEYFFQVNNGNLDFVADTEGWRDGLRFMNRLYNEGLYDPASFTQDYTQLREMGNNSDAVILGSSAAGHPGVFVTISEEIPRHKDYVSIRPLTGPSGVQYSVPTPFKAVKGAMFTITDKCKNPKAAIRLADYMYSFEGSMLLDVGIEGKTWKAADIGKKDFSGNQAVWEQLSDYMEIDNTSWKEVGPSFRSFASVRGTKAQPQDPMAADGFETRLFQETNNNYEPYAPKEVFLGDTFLGLEEIEEAAQLRLHIVDYVKQSMIRFIIGDLDIEKDWDNYVQSLKDINVDEYVSVYRNAYSN
- a CDS encoding carbohydrate ABC transporter permease, translating into MPWNKQKNTIKESKGDRIFLTANILFLSIVMLVVLYPLIFIVSSSFSSTAAVTSGKVWLFPVEPSLAGYKAIFRNNQILYGYANSIFYTVVGTAVNIIFTIMAAFPLSRKDLYGKNLIMFLFTFTMLFSGGLVPFYMVVSKLGMLDKRIVLILPTALAVFQVIIARTFFQISIPEELAEAAEIDGCDDFGFLIKIVIPLSGPIIAVIGLMYAVNNWNTYFNALIFLKSTKLFPLQMVLRNILIQNSFDPNMVKDPVSMMETQGLRDLLKYALIVVASVPVLSIYPFVQKFFVKGMLIGSIKG
- a CDS encoding sugar ABC transporter permease; translated protein: MHGTAALTASHRKKVWKKIKRHWQYYLLLLPPLLFLLIFHYIPMTGLVMAFKKFSIHKGILGSPWAGLKYFRQFFSSPLCWILIRNTIGISLYTLIAGFPLPILLALGVNELKGEKFKKSVQMITYAPYFISTVVMVSIVMQMLHPRTGLLNIMITALGGEAINFMGEASMFKSIYVWSGIWQYTGYSAILYIAALAGIDPTLYEAAKMDGVSRLKRIIYIDIPGIIPTIIILLILNVGNLMNIGFEKIFLMQNDLNLVSSEIISTYIYKVGLRHAQFSFSTAIGFFNSIINFTLLVTVNRLARKYSEVSLW